In Aspergillus fumigatus Af293 chromosome 2, whole genome shotgun sequence, a genomic segment contains:
- a CDS encoding glycoside hydrolase family 43 protein encodes MKTPPIPIHILTLTLISTTLTSAATPTLQSPLESPDNNALNNSLNMNPKTGNPIIQGWYADPEARIFDTTYWIYPTYSAAYESQTFFDAFSSQDLRTWTKHPRILEFGGIPWSTNRAAWAPSVIRRPASPTFPHTDDAAAQGEKNGHGYDYFMYFSAGDGAGIGVAKSTTGRPEGPYADALGKPLIPSTVFGAEPIDAQVFIDDDDDDDDDRVWLYFGGWGHAVVVELGSDMVSLKGEYLEITPKGYVEGPWMMKREGVYYFMFSVGGWGDDSYGVSYVRGESPTGPFSAEPVKILSGNATVGTGTGHNSVITPDGKDYYIVYHRRPVNDTERDHRVVCIDRMEFDAEGNILPVMITTEGVDARALDQPKPV; translated from the exons ATGAAAACACCAcccatccccatccacaTCCTCACCCTCACCCTGATATCAACAACACTCACCTCCGCAGCAACACCAACCCTCCAATCCCCCCTCGAATCCCCCGACAACAATGCCCTAAACAATTCCCTCAACATGAACCCCAAAACAGGAAACCCCATAATCCAAGGCTGGTACGCCGACCCAGAAGCCCGCATCTTCGACACAACCTACTGGATCTACCCAACCTACTCCGCCGCCTACGAATCCCAAACTTTCTTCGACGCCTTTTCCTCCCAGGACCTCCGCACCTGGACCAAACACCCCCGCATCTTGGAGTTCGGGGGGATCCCCTGGTCCACGAATCGGGCTGCGTGGGCGCCGAGTGTGATCCGTCGGCCCGCGTCGCCTACATTCCCCCACACTGACGATGCCGCTGCGCAAGGGGAGAAGAACGGGCATGGGTATGATTACTTTATGTACTTCTCCGCCGGCGACGGGGCCGGGATCGGGGTTGCGAAATCGACGACGGGCCGGCCCGAGGGCCCCTATGCGGATGCTCTTGGGAAGCCACTGATCCCGAGCACCGTGTTTGGGGCGGAGCCGATCGATGCGCAGGTGtttattgatgatgatgatgatgatgatgatgaccgCGTGTGGTTGTATTTCGGGGGGTGGGGCCATGCCGTCGTGGTGGAGTTGGGGAGTGACATGGTGAGTCTGAAGGGGGAGTATCTCGAGATCACACCCAAAGGGTATGTCGAGGGGCcgtggatgatgaagagggagGGCGTGTATTATTTTATGTTTAGTGTGGGGGG ATGGGGAGATGACTCCTACGGGGTGAGCTATGTTAGGGGGGAGTCGCCAACGGGTCCGTTTTCCGCGGAGCCGGTCAAGATTCTCTCTGGGAATGCGACGGTTGGCACGGGGACGGGCCATAATAGTGTGATCACGCCAGATGGAAAGGACTACTATATCGTTTACCATCGGCGGCCGGTGAATGACACCGAGCGCGATCACCGTGTGGTCTGCATCGATCGCATGGAGTTTGATGCAGAGGGGAATATCCTGCCGGTGATGATCACGACCGAGGGCGTAGATGCAAGGGCATTGGATCAGCCAAAACCTGTCTAG